The Malassezia japonica chromosome 8, complete sequence genome includes a window with the following:
- the NIT3 gene encoding omega-amidase (COG:E; EggNog:ENOG503NTXY) yields MSSTSPAFKLSPVRIALVQLGQTGADKSFNLKHARESVLRAAKEGPDGGADMVVLPECFNSPYGVQFFSTYAETLPGLFASVKQRNTVAPADADKQWAIDNKDNAHAVEPSPALLDASESVRMLSGVAKEANVVLVGGSIPERDEASGKLYNTSLVFDKQGRIIAVHRKLHLFDIDIPGKMTFQESETLTPGDQITVFDCDYGRFGLAICYDLRFPEVAMVSARLGAAAMLYPGAFNTTTGPLAWELLLRARAVDNQMYTVGCSPARPPEGYPAWGHSTVVDPIAQVVTTTDEKETILWTQLDPERLKEVRKVVPVATQRRFDVYPNVAN; encoded by the exons atgtcgagcacgagccCTGCGTTTAAGCTGAGCcccgtgcgcatcgccctTGTTCAGCTAGGACAGACGGGCGCAGACAAGAGCTTCAACCTGAAGCATGCGCGCGAGTctgtgctgcgcgccgccaaggagggccccgacggcggcgcggatATGGTCGTGCTGCCCGAGTGCTTCAACTCGCCGTACGGCGTCCAATTTTTCTCGACATacgccgagacgctccCGGGGCTCTTTGCGTCCGTCAAGCAGCGCAACACGGTGGCacccgccgacgccgataAGCAGTGGGCCATCGATAACAAGGACAATGCGCACGCAGTCGAGCCATCgcccgcgctgctcgacgcgagcgAGTCCGTGCGCATGCTGAGCGGTGTCGCAAAGGAGGCAAacgtcgtgctcgtcggcggcagcatccccgagcgcgacgaggcgtcCGGGAAGCTGTACAATACGAGTCTTGTCTTTGACAAGCAGGGCCGCATCATTGCCGTCCACCGCAAGCTCCATCTCTTTGACATTGATATCCCGGGCAAGATGACGTTCCAGGAGAGCGAGACACTGACGCCGGGTGACCAAATCACCGTCTTTGATTGCG ACTATGGCCGTTTTGGACTGGCTATTTGCTACGACCTGCGCTTCCCCGAGGTCGCGATGGTCTCggcacgcctcggcgccgcggcgatgcTCTACCCCGGCGCCTTTAACACGACGACCGGCCCCCTGGCCTGGGAACTCctcctgcgcgcgcgcgccgtcgacaaCCAGATGTACACTGTCggctgctcgccggcgcggccgccggaAGGCTACCCCGCATGGGGCCACAGCACGGTCGTCGATCCGATCGCGCAGGTCGTGACGACCACGGACGAAAAAGAGACCATCCTGTggacgcagctcgacccCGAGCGCCTGAAGGAGGTGCGCAAGGTCGTCCCGGTCGCGACACAGCGCCGCTTTGACGTCTATCCGAACGTGGCGAACTAG
- a CDS encoding uncharacterized protein (EggNog:ENOG503Q2UM) yields the protein MKKYSQSQRAIFALYRKGLRFIRTKPESSRHAFTLYLRHFFRHPRMGGGISKRDFTTVEYMMRRGSRMIEEFFANPNAKGVQLAKPVLQEMEEHGLAARWLPRTHEKGA from the exons ATGAAAAAGTATTCGCAGTCCCAGCGTGCGATCTTTGCACTGTACCGAAAGGGTCTGCGCTTTATCCGCACCAAGCCCGAG AGCTCGCGGCACGCGTTCACGCTGTACCTCCGCCACTTCTTTCGGCACCCCAGGATGGGCGGCGGGATCTCGAAGCGCGACTTTACCACGGTCGAATATATGATGCGCCGTGGGAGCCGCATGATTGAAGAGTTCTTTGCGAACCCCAACGCAAAGGGcgtccagctcgccaagccGGTCCTCCAAGAGATGGAGGAgcacggcctcgcggcgcggtggcTGCCGCGCACACACGAAAAGGGCGCGTAG
- a CDS encoding uncharacterized protein (COG:A; COG:D; EggNog:ENOG503P4CD): MGLAEQRKKQRLVGSATTRNSAWLNDASLPGQRMMTSMGWAPGSGLGTSGQGMSTNLAVSMKLDNKGIGAQRHEREALEQGKADAWIGAGGDLGSLFDRLNSANAEEKKAEQEPALRTTPGASRLAHRAKFRRAKAMVGSDAVRMNEILGISSNEGSARSSPAPAPAATVVVTEERKADNDSESSENSESSEDESEEDVKPSKAKASSSKVKKAKGEKAKKDKEETKREKKAKKEKKEKKEKKEKKEKKEKKEKLAEKSKASSKTEKPSKRKADDESDAKATRKAAKLAKRKAEAMDPEPEVEESKLIINPGGQFVFQYLSNKLMRRKAEVSKQRRDAGKWW; encoded by the exons ATGGGCTTGGCGGAGCAGCGGAAGAAGCAGCGGCTGGTCGGCTCCGCGACGACACGCAACTCGGCGTGGCTGAACGATGCGTCGCTTCCAGGCCAGCGCATGATGACGTCCATGGGGTGGGCGCCAGGCTCGGGTCTCGGTACGTCCGGCCAGGGCATGTCGACGAACCTGGCTGTGTCGATGAAACTCGACAATAAGGGTATCGGTGCACAGCGCCatgagcgcgaggcgctggagcagGGCAAGGCCGATGCATGgatcggcgcaggcggcgatCTCGGCTCGCTCTTTGACCGCCTCAACTCGGCCAACGCCGAAGAGAaaaaggccgagcaggagccTGCCCTccgcacgacgccgggcgcTTCGCGGCTTGC ACACCGCGCCAAGTTCCGCCGTGCCAAGGCAATGGTCGGCTCCGACGCCGTGCGCATGAACGAGATCCTGGGGATTAGCAGCAACGAGGGAAgtgcgcgcagctcgccggcgccggcacctGCTGCGACGGTCGTTGTCACCGAagagcgcaaggccgacaATGACAGCGAGTCGAGTGAGAACAGCGAGTCGAGTGAGGACGAGAGTGAGGAGGATGTAAAACCATCCAAGGCAAAAGCATCGAGCTCCAAGGTCAAGAAGGCAAAGGGGGAAAAGGCCAAGAAGGACAAGGAGGAGACAAAGCGGGAGAAGAAGGCCAAGAAGGAAaagaaggagaagaaggagaagaaggagaagaaAGAAAAGAAGGAAAAGAAAGAGAAACTGGCCGAAAAGAGCAAGGCGTCGTCCAAGACAGAAAAACCTTCCAAGCGCAAGGCAGACGACGAAAGCGACGCCAAGGCCACACGCAAGGCCGCCAAGCTCGCGAAacgcaaggccgaggcgatggacCCCGAGCCGGAAGTCGAGGAGTCGAAACTCATCATCAACCCCGGCGGCCAGTTTGTGTTCCAATACCTCTCGAACAAACTTAtgcggcgcaaggccgaAGTGTccaagcagcgccgcgatgcAGGCAAGTGGTGGTAG
- the ICL2 gene encoding isocitrate lyase (EggNog:ENOG503NU9G; COG:C), giving the protein MSALRSKQGDAATHSSATAATSLVPPPAPLRVHPPTPEQEREIFDRAVRDVDAWLASPRFAGIKRPYTAKDIVSKRGSMPVIPPGSSLMADKLFALLSEHAQNRTVAHTLGAVDPVQQSQMARNQDVVYVSGWAASSVLTTCNNEVGPDLADYPYTTVPNQVQRLFKAQLHHDRKHWDERCHMTEEQRTNTPWVDYLRPIVADGDTGHGGLSSVFRLAKLFAEHGAAAIHLEDQLHGGKKCGHQAGKVLVPTSEHVNRLTITRFAWDILGSSNLLIARTDSESAKLISSTVDARDHEFIKGAYNLPDGMKNLAETLAEKESQGAVGSELDAVEAEWSENVMLLTFNEAVAHHNASNPSGLQEYDRRVDGGVSNSEARQIAAAIFGPDGVPRWDWDAPRTREGYYHFKGGIQAAIKRVKTFAPYSDMLWLETKTPDLVQAQGFAAKIHQDFPGKWLVYNLSPSFNWSAHGFSNDDLRNFVWDLGRAGFVFQLISLAGLHSIGATTCELSRRFQKDGMLAYVELIQRKEKELGADILTHQKWSGANYIDRVLQTVSSGTSGTSSMGADSTEHSF; this is encoded by the coding sequence ATGAGTGCGTTGCGCAGCAAGCAGGGTGATGCGGCCACCCACTCCTCCGCCACCGCGGCTACGTCGCTGGTCCCCcctcctgcgccgctgcgggTGCACCCCCCCACGCCCGAGCAGGAGAGGGAGATTTTTGATCGTGCGGTGCGTGATGTGGATGCGTGGCTCGCGAGCCCCCGTTTCGCGGGCATCAAGCGCCCCTACACGGCGAAGGATATTGTGTCGAAGCGGGGATCGATGCCGGTGATCCCCCCCGGTTCGTCGCTGATGGCCGAcaagctctttgcgctTTTGAGCGAGCACGCGCAGAACCGGACGGtggcgcacacgctcggTGCGGTCGACCCCGTGCAACAGTCGCAGATGGCGCGCAACCAGGACGTGGTGTACGTCTCGGGCtgggcggcgtcgtcggtgCTGACGACGTGCAACAACGAGGTGGGCCCTGATCTGGCGGACTACCCCTACACCACCGTCCCGAACcaggtgcagcgcctgttcaaggcgcagctgcaccacGATCGCAAGCACTGGGACGAGCGCTGCCACATGaccgaggagcagcgcaccaACACGCCGTGGGTCGACTATCTGCGCCCGATCGTCGCCGATGGCGACACGGGCCACGGCGGCCTGAGCAGCGTGTTCCGCCTGGCGAAGCTCTTTGCCGAGCatggcgcggccgcgatcCATCTCGAGGATCAGCTGCACGGTGGCAAAAAGTGCGGTCACCAGGCGGGCAAGGTGCTCGTCCCCACGTCCGAGCACGTCAACCGCCTGACGATCACAAGGTTTGCGTGGGACATCCTCGGTTCGTCGAACCTGCTCATTGCGCGCACCGACTCCGAGTCGGCGAAGCTCATCTCGTCGAcggtcgacgcgcgtgACCACGAGTTCATCAAGGGCGCATACAACCTGCCCGACGGCATGAAGAACCTCGCCGAGACCCTCGCCGAGAAGGAGTCGCAAGGCGCCGTCGGctccgagctcgacgcggtcgaggccgagtgGAGCGAGAACGTGATGCTGCTCACCTTTAacgaggcggtggcgcaCCACAACGCGTCGAACCCCAGCGGGCTCCAAGAGTacgaccgccgcgtcgacggcggcgtgtCCAACAGCGAGGCCCGCCagatcgccgccgcgatCTTTGGCCcggacggcgtgccgcgctggGACTGGGACGCGCCCCGCACCAGGGAGGGCTACTACCACTTCAAGGGCGGCATCCAGGCCGCGATCAAGCGTGTCAAGACCTTTGCGCCGTATTCGGACATGCTGTGGCTCGAGACCAAGACGCCGGACCTGGTGCAGGCGCAAGGCTTTGCTGCCAAGATCCACCAAGACTTCCCCGGCAAGTGGCTCGTGTACAACCTCTCGCCCTCGTTCAACTGGAGCGCGCACGGCTTCTCCAAcgacgacctgcgcaaCTTTGTGTGGGatctcggccgcgcgggcTTTGTCTTCCAGCTCATCTCGCTCGCGGGCCTCCACTcgatcggcgcgacgacgtgcgAGCTGAGCCGCCGCTTCCAAAAGGACGGCATGCTCGCCTATGTCGAGCTGatccagcgcaaggagaAGGAGCTCGGTGCGGATATCCTCACGCACCAGAAATGGAGCGGTGCCAACTACATCGACCGCGTCCTACAGACCGTGagcagcggcacgagcggcaCCTCGAGCATGGGCGCCGACTCGACGGAGCACTCGTTTTAG
- a CDS encoding uncharacterized protein (SECRETED:SignalP(1-26); MEROPS:MER0017118) — translation MMQVLAWVPVALFVTGHVVSIASVKGRSMSPTFNPADTLESLYPSSLPTSDIVLLNRLVTATRRYKKGDIVTLYSPSDPNLMITKRILALGGDTVRLWVPRGVDFAPEPLAGEHDGITSLAYTNIYHHALRALATETDDHASGAWLTITIPANHAWVEGDASQKPR, via the exons ATGATGCAGGTGCTTGCCTGGGTGCCTGTCGCACTCTTTGTTACCGGGCACGTCGTGAGCATTGCCAGCGTCAAAGGACGGAGCATGAGT CCCACCTTTAATCCCGCCGACACCCTCGAATCGCTATACCCCTCGTCGCTCCCTACGTCCGACATCGTGCTGCTCAACCGGCTGGTCACTGCGACACGGCGCTACAAAAAGGGGGACATTGTGACGCTCTactcgccgagcgaccCGAACCTGATGATCACGAAGCGcatcctcgcgctcggcggcgacacGGTGCGCCTGTGGGTCCCCCGCGGTGTGGACtttgcgcccgagccgctggCCGGGGAGCACGATGGCATCACGTCGCTTGCGTACACGAATATTTACCACCACGCATTGCGTGCGCTAGCTACCGAGACGGATGACCatgcgagcggcgcatggcTCACCATCACCATCCCTGCAAACCATGCGTGGGTCGAGGGCGATGCGA GCCAAAAGCCGCGATAG
- a CDS encoding ATP adenylyltransferase (TransMembrane:5 (i20-41o84-103i135-153o226-248i279-303o); COG:I; EggNog:ENOG503NWZ8): MRASVPAYTRLVETLRPHQYHLVFLLWIGGVLLGGTIYSHWYQTSAYNLQLSATRAMDYAAHRAMQHDAPSIFADRRNLFNVLFIKRAWFWNTLAVLLVACTLERGSGGLRGEVAQQVAPRPMRSASDALYTKTFWRWLEATIGWFFFSQWFFGPSLSERVMIASGGQCVVNSMSVDPALCHSHAALTHGAHPELFSQLPEPVQMLGKSHPLYANWHGGHDVSGHTFILVLGMLLVMETLIPYAPYILPQSSALRDSIPRSLYAAQNVFQLPGQRKANLAVLGFCVALLALWSSMLLATSLYFHHPGEKLTGFLSALAVWALMPKETVLA; this comes from the exons ATGCGTGCCTCGGTTCCCGCGTATACGCGCCTCGTAGAGACACTGCGCCCCCATCAGTACCACCTCGTGTTCCTGCTGTGGATCGGAGGTGTGCTGCTGGGCGGTACCATCTACTCGCACTGGTACCAGACGAGCGCGTACAACCTGCAACTttcggcgacgcgcgcgatggactatgctgcgcaccgtgcgatgcagcacgacgcgccgtcgatcTTTGCAGACCGACGCAATCTGTTTAATGTGTTGTTCATCAAGCGCGCGTGGTTCTGGAACACACTCGCGGTACTGCTGGTCGCctgcacgctcgagcgcggctcgggcggcctgcgtggcgaggtggcgcagcaggtcgcACCGCGCCCGATGCGCTCTGCATCTGACGCACTCTATACCAAGACCTTTTGGCGGTGGCTCGAAGCGACAATCGGCTGGT TCTTTTTCTCGCAGTGGTTCTTTGGCCCGAGTCTCTCGGAGCGTGTGATGATCGCGAGTGGCGGCCAGTGCGTCGTCAACTCGATGTCGGTCGATCCCGCGCTGTGCCActcgcacgcggcgctgacgcacggtgcgcatcCGGAGCTCTTTTCGCAGCTCCCCGAGCCGGTGCAGATGCTCGGCAAGTCGCATCCCCTCTATGCCAACTGGCACGGCGGCCACGACGTGTCGGGCCACACGTTTATCCTGGTGCTTGGCATGCTGCTTGTGATGGAGACGCTCATTCCCTACGCCCCGTACATCCTGCCCCAgtcctcggcgctgcgcgatTCGATTCCCCGGTCGCTGTACGCCGCACAGAACGTGTTCCAGCTGCCCGGCCAACGCAAGGCCAACCTTGCTGTCCTCGGTTtctgcgtcgcgctgctggcgctATGGAGCTCGATGCTGCTTGCGACGTCGCTCTATTTCCACCACCCCGGCGAGAAGCTCACCGGGTTCCTTTCGGCACTGGCCGTGTGGGCGCTCATGCCGAAAGAGACGGTCCTTGCCTAG
- a CDS encoding uncharacterized protein (BUSCO:EOG092629ZN; COG:S; EggNog:ENOG503NUHI): MSGIPHEELPILEALINIRNQLTALKKDSAEYTKPQEVQSIYNAVIKQITKLNTIREEQQVTDAVQDAGKDGGCSSAKTDGEYAAPVMKNTRVDTMLVDVFYLLSLFFITVGRSRECPAMFSQIGCMKQLLDHMDESGVYTEADLKPFSSRIQELREIVKSDERENKHPPQLTKLMMRKLEVCQQLVNKLESTLSVLSVELLPIHQKLVSIRRQLFAIAAKRKPAKSDVKQLQEELRKIESKRVDGKFLGPGGSSVPEGQEILAGLLESCFETSNDILVRNSTVSPTLQPIYDRLMETKQQLEHLEQRHRWTLRETDLWTYHLTLKDIDRLRVNGKFVDNEGRQPEGQLVLLYLLRRCYNLINKLISSSEPLSEELMPISNKLSTISKCLKEVSKYGGTFTLRDLYPYRLALHQIDAMRKPVPDKQGDPTEELRWLARNGSVPEGQTILQAQFEEVEQTIEELLNREEEEDDEDEEIGDDTLDGSMLSSRSVTTEGTEEGTASESDLVVSTIIESRSGASATSHSADTDVAIGTLAIA; the protein is encoded by the exons ATGTCGGGCATCCCGCATGAGGAGTTGCcgatcctcgaggcgctgattAA CATCCGCAACCAACTCACTGCGCTCAAAAAAGACAGTGCCGAGTATACCAAGCCGCAAGAGGTGCAATCCATCTACAATGCCGTGATCAAGCAGA TCACCAAGCTGAACACGAtccgcgaggagcagcaaGTAACCGATGCTGTGCAGGATGCCGGAAAGGATGGtggctgcagcagcgccaagACAGACGGCGagtacgcggcgccggtcaTGAAGAATACCCGTGTGGACACGATGCTGGTCGACGTCTTTTACCTGCTGAGTCTCTTTTTCATCACGGTCGGCCGCAGCCGCGAGTGCCCTGCGATGTTTAGCCAGATTGGGTGCATGAAGCAGTTGCTGGACCACATGGACGAGTCCGGGGTCTACACAGAGGCCGACCTGAAGCCGTTTTCGTCGCGCATCCaagagctgcgcgagattgtcaagagcgacgagcgcgagaacAAACATCCTCCGCAGCTCACCAAGCTGATGatgcgcaagctcgaggtGTGCCAGCAGCTCGTGAACAAGCTCGAGTCCACGCTCTCGGTGCTCTCGGTGGAGCTGCTGCCTATCCATCAGAAGCTCGTCTCGATCCGGCGGCAGCTCTTTGCAATCGCGGCCAAGCGCAAGCCGGCCAAGTCCGACGTAAAGCAGCTGcaggaggagctgcgcaagatcGAGTCGAAGCGTGTCGACGGCAAGTTCCTCGGGCcgggcggctcgtcggtgcCGGAGGGCCAAGAGATCCTTGCGGGTCTGCTCGAGAGCTGTTTCGAGACGAGCAACGATATCCTCGTGCGGAACAGCACCGtgtcgccgacgctgcaGCCGATCTACGATCGCCTGATGGAGACcaagcagcagctcgagcacctcgagcagcgccaccgctggacgctgcgcgagacggaTCTCTGGACCTACCACCTGACGCTCAAGGACATTGACCGGCTTCGCGTCAATGGCAAGTTTGTCGACAACGAGGGCCGCCAGCCCGAGGGCCAGCTCGTGCTCCTGTACCTGCTGCGGCGGTGCTACAACCTGATCAACAAGCTCATTtcctcgtccgagccgCTCTCAGAAGAGCTCATGCCGATCTCGAACAAGCTCTCGACGATCTCCAAGTGCCTGAAGGAGGTGAGCAAGTACGGGGGGACGTTTACGCTCCGCGATCTTTACCCCTACCGCCTCGCTCTGCACCAGATCGATGCGATGCGCAAGCCGGTGCCCGACAAGCAGGGCGATCCGACGGAAGAGCTGCGgtggctcgcgcgcaatgGGTCCGTGCCCGAAGGCCAGACGATCCTCCAGGCGCAGTTCGAAGAGGTCGAGCAGACCatcgaggagctgctgAACCgcgaagaggaggaggacgacgaggacgaggagatcGGCGACGATACCCTCGACGGCTCGATGCTCAGCAGCCGCTCGGTCACGACCGAGGGCACCGAAGAGGGCACGGCCAGCGAAAGCGACTTGGTCGTCTCGACCATCATCGAAAGCCgctccggcgcgagcgcgaccagcCACTCGGCAGACACCGACGTGGCCATTGGGACGTTGGCTATTGCGTAG
- the PPN1 gene encoding endopolyphosphatase (SECRETED:SignalP(1-19); BUSCO:EOG09262645; COG:O; EggNog:ENOG503NVEG): MRGWIALLVAAAAAVVAEQQPFELKDAGREYSVDAPLSGRFLHVTDMHMDKHYKDDTAVVSSCHHNKPHNKHGGKWRAGHYGTPVSDCDSPRTLGNKTLEWVTRNWNVTSHDDESAGARNPFDFVLWTGDSARHEQDPLVPRTAKEVLQANEFAVELMESYFPTTPIVPNFGNNDVALHNIMPRGPSKELEAFLSVWKNHIPEDQHEAFREGGYFAKDIVPDRLGVISINTLYFYDSNKAVDGCPKRRRRDRRRDADIGTLQLEWMTERLLEFRRRNMQVHIIGHVPPTAGNYFVRCFDVYTELVLRFQDTIVGQHFGHMNLDMFFIQESALATARTRDVQPETVPVVMKRVEEDLRHDYESLPGPARTNMDYYSTFFVSPSVVPTYLPAVRVWTYNTSLVHDNRPGLASVDDADREALLDFVRYDSCAEDDEDPECHEEVIAAQNATVQKKQRNHSRPHRRSRRRHHKMPRYASPDAPSRSNTYLSLLGYSEWVLDLPKANKLYEKTQRVNGTAAAEDLLLEFDLEYATYNAETLWHEYFDLASDARPQHSHHSSPWEHHIPVPRHLLERKLKQLHIDTPLRCRNDKCRVRHKVRFLSEYGLSDMTLRSVMNLARQLVLDRKLWKHYVHRMYTNSLLNE, encoded by the coding sequence ATGCGTGGGTGGATTGCActgctcgtcgctgctgctgctgccgtTGTTGCGGAGCAGCAGCCGTTTGAGCTAAAAGACGCCGGCAGAGAGTATAGTGTGGATGCGCCGCTCAGCGGTCGGTTCCTGCACGTTACCGACATGCACATGGACAAGCACTACAAGGACGACACGGCCGTGGTCTCGTCGTGTCACCACAATAAGCCGCACAACAAGCATGGCGGAAAGTGGCGCGCGGGACACTATGGCACGCCGGTGAGCGACTGCgactcgccgcgcacgctcggcaacAAGACGCTCGAGTGGGTCACCCGCAACTGGAACGTCACGtcgcacgacgacgagtcggccggcgcgcgcaacCCGTTCGACTTTGTGCTCTGGAcgggcgactcggcgcggcacgagcaggacccgctcgtgccgcgcaccgccaaGGAGGTGCTGCAGGCGAACGAGTTTGCGGTGGAGCTGATGGAGTCCTACTTTCCCACGACGCCAATCGTGCCCAACTTTGGCAACAACGACGTGGCCCTGCACAACATCATGCCGCGGGGCCCGTCCAAGGAGCTCGAAGCGTTCCTCTCGGTGTGGAAAAACCACATTCCGGAGGACCAGCACGAGGCTTTCCGCGAGGGCGGCTACTTTGCCAAGGACATTGTCCCggaccgcctcggcgtgaTTAGCATCAACACGCTCTACTTTTACGACTCGAACAAGGCCGTGGACGGATGCCcaaagcgccgccgccgcgaccgccgccgcgacgcagaCATTGGCACGCTCCAGCTGGAGTGGATGacggagcgcctgctcgagttccgccgccgcaacATGCAGGTGCACATTATCGGCCACGTCCCGCCGACCGCGGGCAACTACTTTGTGCGCTGCTTTGATGTGTACACTGAGCTCGTGTTGCGCTTCCAGGACACGATCGTCGGCCAGCACTTTGGGCACATGAACCTCGACATGTTCTTTATCCAAgagtcggcgctcgcgaccgcgcgcacgcgcgacgtccaGCCCGAGACCGTGCCAGTGGTGATGAAGCGCGTCGAAGAGGACCTGCGCCACGACTACGAGTCGCTGCCGgggccggcgcgcaccaACATGGACTACTACTCGACGTTCTtcgtctcgccgagcgtcgtgccgacGTACCTGCCCGCGGTGCGCGTGTGGACGTACAacacgtcgctcgtgcacgaCAACCGCCCCGGCCTTGCCTCGGTCGATGACGcggaccgcgaggcgctgctcgactttGTGCGCTACGACTCGTGTGcagaggacgacgaggacccCGAGTGCCACGAAGAGGTGATCGCCGCGCAAAACGCCACTGTCCAAAAGAAACAGCGCAACCACAGccggccgcaccgccgcagccgccgccggcaccACAAGATGCCGCGGTacgcgtcgcccgacgcgccgtcgcgctccaACACCTACCTGAGCCTGCTCGGCTACAGCGAGTGGGTCCTCGACCTGCCCAAGGCGAACAAGCTGTATGAAAAGACCCAGCGCGTGAACGGCACGGCAGCCGCCGAGgacctgctcctcgagttCGACCTGGAGTACGCGACGTACAacgccgagacgctctGGCACGAGTACTTTGACCTCGCCTCCGACGCGCGCCCGCAGCACAGCCACCACTCTTCGCCGTGGGAGCACCACATCCCGGTGCCGCGCCACCTCCTTGAGCGCAAGCTCAAGCAGCTCCATAtcgacacgccgctgcgctgccgcaACGACAAGTGCCGCGTCCGCCACAAGGTGCGGTTCCTCTCCGAGTACGGCCTGAGCGACATGACACTGCGTTCGGTGATGAACCTTGCACGccagctcgtgctcgaccgcaAGCTATGGAAGCACTACGTGCACCGCATGTACACCAACAGCCTGCTCAACGAGTAG
- the ERG20 gene encoding dimethylallyltranstransferase (COG:H; EggNog:ENOG503NXTX; BUSCO:EOG092633US) has product MTDAKQVKRERFERVFSTIVDELLDYMKSQSMPNDAVEWFKRNLEYNTPGGKLNRGLSVVDTVEILLCIDGSGKKTRELTEDEYTQAAILGWCVELLQAYFLVADDMMDASITRRGHPCWYRVDGVGNIAINDAFMLEGAIYHLLKVHFRSKPYYGHLLELFHDITFQTELGQLIDLITAPEDVVDLSKFSLDKHHLIVVYKTAFYSFYLPVALAMRMCGVDDESLYKHALDILLPLGEYFQVQDDYLDCYGTPEVIGKIGTDILDNKCSWNINVALANATPEQRKVLDENYGKKDSTAEQKVKDVFNEANIDLKKRFADYERESYDRIHDLINKLPETSGLKRSVFVSFFEKVYKRSK; this is encoded by the exons ATGACGGACGCGAAGCAGGtgaagcgcgagcgctttgAGCGTGTCTTTTCCACGATCGTGGATGAGCTGCTTGACTACATGAAGTCGCAGTCGA TGCCGAACGACGCGGTGGAGTGGTTCAAGCGCAACCTGGAGTACAACACGCCCGGCGGCAAGCTCAACCGCGGCCTGTCGGTCGTCGACACGGTCGAGATTCTCCTCTGCATCGATGGCAGCGGGAAAAAGACGCGTGAGCTGACCGAGGATGAGTACACCCAGGCGGCGATTCTCGGCTGGTgtgtcgagctgctccaggCCTACTTCTTGGTCGCTGACGACATGATGGACGCCTCGAtcacgcgccgcggccaccCCTGCTGGTACCGCGTGGACGGCGTTGGAAACATTGCGATCAACGACGCCTTTATGCTGGAGGGCGCGATCTACCACCTGCTCAAGGTGCACTTCCGCTCGAAGCCGTACTACGGCCACCTCCTGGAGCTCTTCCACGACATTACCTTCCAGACGGAGCTCGGGCAGCTGATCGACCTGATCACCGCGCCTGAGGATGTTGTCGACCTGAGCAAGTTCTCGCTCGACAAGCACCACCTGATTGTCGTGTACAAGACGGCCTTCTACTCGTTCTACCTGCCTGTTGCCCTCGCGATGCGCATGTGCGGTGTGGACGACGAGTCGCTGTACAagcatgcgctcgacattctcctgccgctcggcgagtaCTTCCAGGTGCAGGACGACTACCTGGACTGCTACGGCACGCCAGAGGTGATTGGCAAGATCGGCACCGACATCCTCGACAACAAGTGCTCGTGGAACATTAACGTGGCGCTTGCCAACGCCAcgcccgagcagcgcaaggtccTTGACGAGAACTACGGCAAGAAGGACTCGACCGCCGAGCAAAAGGTCAAGGATGTCTTTAACGAGGCGAACATCGACCTCAAGAAGCGCTTTGCCGACTACGAGCGCGAGTCGTACGACCGCATCCACGACCTGATCAACAAGCTGCCGGAGACTTCGGGCTTGAAGCGCTCCGTCTTTGTGTCCTTCTTCGAGAAGGTCTACAAGCGTAGCAAGTAA